In one window of Arachis ipaensis cultivar K30076 chromosome B06, Araip1.1, whole genome shotgun sequence DNA:
- the LOC107605145 gene encoding probable plastid-lipid-associated protein 8, chloroplastic → MATASASPSLFLRSSSSCGGRTNIITLRSSHSRFPHLNRCHVKKSIALTVSASVSVSNPELRAAPDDLVSSILSKVLETDGGVLLKSQQHKEVAELAQQLQNYCLNEPVKSPLIFGEWDVPYCSQPTSPGGGYRSAVGRLFFKTKQMTQVIEAPDIVRNKITFTALRFLDGEVSLKGKLKALDTEWIQVVFEAPELKLGSWEARYGGESQVKLRITYIDEKIRLGVGSRGSLFVFQRK, encoded by the exons ATGGCCACAGCTTCAGCTTCTCCTTCTCTTTTCCTCAGATCTTCTTCGTCCTGTGGTGGCCGTACTAACATAATCACTCTTCGCTCCTCTCATTCACGTTTCCCTCACCTGAATCGCTGCCACGTAAAGAAGAGCATCGCACTCACTGTTTCCGCTTCGGTTTCGGTGTCCAATCCTGAGCTTCGTGCCGCTCCCGATGATCTTGTTTCGTCTATTCTCTCAAAG GTGTTGGAAACAGATGGAGGCGTTTTACTAAAATCTCAACAACATAAAGAGGTGGCTGAATTGGCTCAGCAATTGCAGAACTATTGTCTGAATGAGCCAGTTAAAAGCCCATTAATATTTGGAG AGTGGGATGTACCGTACTGTTCACAGCCAACATCACCTGGAGGTGGCTATAGGAGTGCGGTGGGACGCCTTTTCTTTAAGACGAAGCAAATGACTCAGGTTATTGAAGCTCCTGATATCGTGAGAAATAAGATCACCTTCACTGCCTTACGATTTTTGGATGGAGAAGTCTCTCTAAAGG GAAAACTCAAGGCTTTAGATACTGAATGGATTCAAGTTGTATTCGAAGCACCCGAATTGAAGCTAGGGTCATGGGAGGCCCGGTATGGCGGCGAGAGTCAAGTTAAACTGAGAATCACTTACATTGATGAAAAAATCAGGTTGGGAGTGGGTTCTAGAGGTTCCCTCTTTGTATTTCAAAGAAAATGA